One genomic region from Mangifera indica cultivar Alphonso chromosome 17, CATAS_Mindica_2.1, whole genome shotgun sequence encodes:
- the LOC123200373 gene encoding U-box domain-containing protein 35: protein MVNPQPVAYDDSIPPNSTAVAIDKDKNSPHAVRWAIDHLVISNPLIVLIHVKHKHGHHNHQHQHQHQNSNGTTDVDSDAEMHQLFTPFRGYCARKGVLLKEVVLEDHDVPKAILDFVSKNVLNNIVVGASTRNALARKFKSYDVTASLMKSAPDFCSVYVISKGKIISVRTAQRPAANTPAPPRQPSPGIPPPFPSDRDADDSNRGQAVKGMYRASWDKNNELMRGVSREKHRSSPTNMSLESIDYPPRGSRSSTTRDSFSDNSEYSGPAGSMDMSAHNLDFSNVNLSPANPASSRDLEAEMRRLKLELKQTMELYSSACKEALNAKQKAQELHQWKLEEAQKYEEARLAEEAALVVAEMEKAKCQAAIEAAEKAQKLAEMEAQRRRHAERKAQREAEEKNRALTALAHNDSRYRRYSIEEIEEATCNFADNMKIGEGGYGPVYKGKLDHTAVAIKVLRPDAAQGKKQFQQEVEVLSCIRHPNMVLLLGACPEYGCLVYEYMHNGSLEDRLLRRGNSPPLSWRKRFKIAAEIATALLFLHQAKPEPLVHRDLKPANILLDRNYVSKISDVGLARLVPPAVADSVTQYHMTSAAGTFCYIDPEYQQTGMLTTRSDIYSLGIMLLQIITAKPPMGIAHHVGRAIEKGTFKEMLDHEVPDWPIEEALSFAKLAISCAELRKKDRPDLGTVIVPELNRLCEVGKKVETH, encoded by the exons ATGGTTAATCCTCAACCCGTGGCGTACGATGATAGCATACCCCCCAACTCCACAGCCGTCGCCATTGACAAAGACAAGAACAGCCCCCATGCCGTTCGATGGGCCATTGATCATCTTGTTATAAGCAACCCACTTATCGTCTTGATCCATGTTAAGCACAAGCACGGTCATCATAATCATCAACATCAGCATCAACATC AGAATTCCAATGGCACTACTGATGTTGATTCTGATGCTGAAATGCATCAGCTTTTCACTCCATTCCGTGGTTATTGTGCCAGAAAAGGG GTTCTATTAAAAGAGGTTGTTCTTGAAGATCATGATGTTCCTAAAGCAATCCTGGATTTTGTCTCCAAGAATGTACTCAACAACATTGTTGTTGGGGCATCAACAAGGAATGCTCTCGCCAG GAAGTTCAAAAGTTATGATGTAACAGCTAGTTTGATGAAATCCGCTCCGGATTTCTGTTCCGTGTATGTAATTTCCAAAGGGAAGATAATCTCAGTGCGGACAGCTCAGCGGCCGGCTGCTAATACTCCGGCCCCTCCAAGGCAACCGTCCCCCGGAATTCCACCTCCGTTTCCATCCGACCGTGATGCGGATGATAGCAACAG GGGACAAGCAGTGAAGGGAATGTATAGGGCTTCATGGGATAAAAACAACGAACTAATGAGAGGAGTATCAAGGGAGAAACATAGAAGTTCTCCAACAAATATGTCACTGGAAAGTATTGATTATCCTCCTCGTGGATCAAGGAGTTCAACGACCCGTGATTCTTTCTCCGACAATTCAGAATATTCAGGGCCTGCGGGATCCATGGATATGTCAGCTCATAATCTTGATTTCTCAAATGTCAATCTTAGCCCTGCAAATCCTGCAAGTTCA CGAGACCTCGAGGCGGAGATGAGAAGACTAAAGCTGGAACTCAAACAGACCATGGAATTGTATAGCTCAGCTTGCAAAGAAGCACTCAATGCTAAACAGAAG GCTCAAGAGCTTCATCAATGGAAACTAGAGGAGGCTCAGAAATACGAGGAGGCTAGGCTAGCTGAAGAAGCAGCCCTTGTGGTTGCAGAGATGGAGAAAGCCAAGTGCCAAGCTGCAATTGAAGCAGCCGAGAAGGCGCAGAAGCTAGCAGAGATGGAAGCACAGAGAAGAAGACATGCAGAAAGGAAAGCTCAGAGAGAAGCTGAAGAGAAGAACCGCGCTCTGACTGCTTTGGCGCATAATGACAGCAGGTACCGAAGATACAGCATCGAAGAGATCGAGGAAGCTACATGTAATTTCGCAGACAATATGAAAATCGGTGAAGGCGGATATGGACCTGTGTATAAAGGCAAACTAGATCACACCGCAGTTGCCATCAAAGTTTTAAGACCTGATGCTGCTCAAGGGAAAAAGCAATTTCAACAAGAA GTTGAGGTCCTAAGTTGCATTAGACATCCAAACATGGTACTCCTCCTTGGGGCCTGTCCTGAGTATGGATGTTTGGTATATGAATATATGCACAATGGGAGCTTAGAAGATCGATTGTTGCGAAGAGGAAACAGCCCTCCACTTTCATGGAGAAAAAGGTTCAAAATTGCAGCGGAGATTGCCACTGCCCTTCTCTTTCTTCACCAAGCAAAGCCAGAGCCGCTTGTGCATAGGGACCTGAAGCCAGCTAACATCCTCTTAGACAGAAATTATGTAAGCAAAATTAGTGATGTTGGGCTTGCAAGGCTAGTTCCACCTGCGGTTGCTGATAGTGTCACACAATATCACATGACTTCAGCTGCTGGAACATTCTGTTACATAGATCCGGAGTATCAACAGACCGGAATGTTGACTACTAGATCAGATATATATTCACTGGGGATAATGCTGCTTCAAATTATTACGGCGAAGCCTCCAATGGGTATAGCTCATCATGTTGGGAGAGCCATTGAGAAAGGAACTTTTAAAGAGATGCTCGATCATGAAGTGCCTGATTGGCCTATTGAAGAGGCTCTAAGTTTTGCAAAATTGGCTATAAGTTGTGCAGAGCTGAGGAAGAAGGACAGGCCTGACCTTGGGACAGTTATAGTACCGGAACTTAATCGGTTGTGTGAGGTTGGAAAGAAGGTTGAAACACactaa
- the LOC123199882 gene encoding protein ALP1-like, protein MNDATTVRKRRRKDEGDHRVQSGDDDGEGGKKKDLKGIITSLILLEEEHKGDEEDQNKASAETKSLFETNRKKKTKTMLEYYSNLQNYYSEFEETERTNKKKSRLLASSVATIAAVADSDNMQKSAKQGSGGPGTAQHRRLWVKDRSKAWWDECNSPDYPEEEFKKWFRMRRQTFDMICEQLNSVIAKEDTTLRNAIPVRQRVAVCIWRLATGEPLRLVSKRFGLGISTCHKLVLEVCTAIRSVLMPKYLQWPDEEGLRKIKEEFEVLSGIPNAVGSVYTTHIPIIAPKISVAAYFNKRHTERNQKTSYSITLQGVVNPKGVFTDVCIGWPGSMPDDQVLEKSALYQRASGGLLKGVWIVGGSGYPLLDWVLVPYTQQNLTWTQHAFNEKIGEIQRVARDAFARLKGRWSCLQKRTEIKLQDLPVVLGACCVLHNICEMNNEDMDPSLTFDLVDDEMIPDAPLRSPNSMKARDAIAHNLLHHGLAGTAFL, encoded by the coding sequence atgAACGACGCCACCACTGTTAGGAAACGGAGGCGAAAAGATGAAGGAGATCATCGTGTTCAAAGCGGAGACGATGATGGAGAAGGAGGGAAGAAGAAAGACTTGAAGGGTATTATTACTTCATTGATATTGTTGGAAGAAGAACACAAGGGCGATGAAGAAGATCAAAACAAAGCCTCTGCTGAAACTAAATCACTTTTTGAGACGAATCGCAAGAAGAAAACGAAGACCATGTTGGAGTATTACTCCAATCTTCAAAATTACTATTCCGAATTTGAAGAAACTGAGCGGACAAACAAGAAGAAATCCCGCCTTCTCGCTTCTTCCGTTGCCACCATCGCCGCCGTTGCTGATTCTGATAATATGCAAAAGTCCGCCAAGCAAGGAAGCGGTGGGCCAGGAACAGCCCAGCATAGGCGGTTGTGGGTCAAAGACCGGTCAAAGGCCTGGTGGGATGAGTGCAATAGTCCTGACTACCCCGAAGAGGAGTTCAAGAAATGGTTCAGAATGAGAAGGCAAACGTTTGATATGATATGTGAACAACTGAATTCAGTTATTGCCAAGGAAGATACAACTTTGCGGAATGCAATTCCTGTGAGGCAAAGGGTTGCAGTTTGTATTTGGAGACTTGCCACTGGTGAACCACTTAGACTTGTGTCAAAAAGGTTCGGTTTAGGCATTTCAACTTGTCATAAATTGGTTCTTGAAGTTTGTACAGCTATTAGGAGTGTGTTAATGCCAAAGTATTTACAATGGCCTGATGAAGAGGGTTTAAGGAAGATTAAAGAGGAGTTTGAAGTCTTGTCTGGGATTCCAAATGCTGTTGGTTCTGTGTATACCACACATATTCCTATTATAGCCCCTAAAATTAGTGTTGCAGCTTATTTCAATAAGAGGCATACTGAGAGGAATCAGAAGACATCGTATTCGATTACATTACAAGGCGTTGTCAATCCGAAGGGGGTTTTTACTGATGTATGCATCGGTTGGCCTGGTTCGATGCCTGATGATCAGGTGTTGGAGAAGTCTGCTTTGTATCAAAGAGCAAGCGGGGGTCTTTTGAAAGGAGTGTGGATTGTTGGAGGTTCAGGGTATCCTTTACTGGATTGGGTGTTGGTACCCTATACACAGCAGAATTTGACATGGACTCAACACGCGTTCAACGAGAAAATTGGAGAGATTCAACGGGTTGCGAGGGATGCATTTGCAAGGCTGAAAGGAAGGTGGAGTTGTTTGCAGAAAAGAACAGAGATTAAATTGCAGGACCTACCTGTGGTTCTTGGGGCATGCTGTGTGCTGCATAATATATGTGAGATGAACAACGAGGACATGGATCCAAGCTTGACATTTGACCTTGTTGACGATGAGATGATCCCCGATGCTCCTCTGAGATCACCCAACTCAATGAAGGCAAGGGATGCCATTGCTCATAATCTTTTGCACCATGGCCTTGCAGGCACTGCATTTTTATAG